From Humibacter ginsenosidimutans, a single genomic window includes:
- a CDS encoding ABC transporter permease gives MSTIAPTRQVARITPPSERNLKNRTSIGQTLRNTFTMAYRGLVKIRRTPEQLVDVTVQPIIFTLMFAYLFGGAIAGSVAGYLPQLIPGILVQTVITTSVVTGVQLREDMDKGVFDRFRSLPIARIAPLSGALLADTVRYAIATTITFVVGYVIGYHPAGGIGPVVLAALLVIACSWAISWIFAFFGVIARTASSVQGISMLVLFPLTFLSNAYVPVKSLVPALQWFVNINPISHLVTAVRDLANNGTVGADLWISLLGAVVIVLVFAPLTVRAYMRKA, from the coding sequence ATGAGCACCATCGCACCTACGCGCCAAGTGGCGCGCATCACCCCGCCCTCGGAGCGCAACCTCAAGAACCGCACCAGCATCGGTCAGACGCTGCGCAACACGTTCACCATGGCGTATCGCGGACTGGTCAAGATCCGCCGCACGCCGGAGCAGCTCGTCGACGTGACGGTGCAGCCGATCATCTTCACCCTGATGTTCGCCTACCTGTTCGGCGGCGCCATCGCCGGCAGCGTGGCGGGGTACCTGCCGCAGCTCATTCCCGGCATCCTTGTGCAGACCGTCATCACGACCTCGGTCGTCACCGGCGTTCAGCTGCGCGAGGACATGGACAAGGGCGTGTTCGACAGGTTCAGGTCGCTGCCGATCGCGCGCATCGCTCCACTCTCCGGGGCGCTGCTCGCCGACACCGTGCGGTACGCCATCGCCACGACGATCACCTTCGTGGTCGGCTATGTCATCGGCTACCACCCCGCCGGCGGCATCGGGCCGGTCGTGCTGGCCGCGTTGCTCGTCATCGCGTGCTCGTGGGCGATCAGCTGGATCTTCGCCTTCTTCGGCGTGATCGCGCGCACGGCATCCAGCGTTCAGGGCATCTCGATGCTCGTGCTGTTCCCGCTGACGTTCCTCTCCAACGCGTACGTGCCGGTGAAGAGCCTCGTGCCTGCTTTGCAGTGGTTCGTGAACATCAACCCGATCTCGCACCTCGTGACAGCAGTGCGCGACCTCGCCAACAACGGCACCGTGGGCGCGGATCTCTGGATCTCGCTGCTCGGCGCCGTGGTCATCGTGTTGGTCTTCGCTCCGCTCACGGTGCGCGCATACATGCGCAAGGCGTGA
- a CDS encoding sulfurtransferase: MTSIDSPSPPRSSSPLAATARRHLIGTDELAALLADADRAPGTGGVLVVDATVLQVAGFDGHPAYVTGHEQYLVNGHVPGAVFADLLEEFSDAASPFPFTRPTAEQFALAAATLGVDAQTSVVIYDDAVGQWASRLWWLFRSFGHDDVAVLDGGLRKWAAEKRPLEIGHVAPSASQGFEASTRHGFWADKDRVDRALAGHEPATLLCGLPPREFTGETGHRPRLGHIPGSLSAPASRLVDRQTNAFLDDDALRALLSDAVTSPAPVVTYCAGGVAAAADALALALLGRDDVALYDGSLNEWAADETRPLVVIATNAD; this comes from the coding sequence GTGACCAGCATCGACTCCCCGTCGCCCCCGAGATCGTCGTCGCCGCTGGCAGCGACTGCCCGTCGCCACCTCATCGGCACCGACGAGCTCGCGGCGCTCCTGGCCGACGCCGACCGTGCGCCCGGAACGGGGGGCGTGCTGGTCGTGGATGCCACAGTGCTGCAGGTCGCCGGGTTCGACGGGCATCCGGCCTACGTCACAGGCCACGAGCAGTACCTCGTGAACGGGCACGTTCCCGGCGCCGTCTTCGCCGACCTGCTCGAAGAGTTCAGCGACGCCGCCAGCCCGTTCCCCTTCACGCGGCCGACCGCCGAACAGTTCGCCCTTGCCGCCGCCACGCTCGGTGTCGACGCCCAGACCTCGGTCGTCATCTACGACGACGCCGTCGGGCAGTGGGCGTCTCGCCTGTGGTGGCTGTTCCGCTCCTTCGGCCACGACGACGTCGCGGTTCTCGACGGCGGCCTGCGCAAGTGGGCCGCCGAGAAGCGACCGCTGGAGATCGGACACGTCGCGCCGAGCGCGTCGCAGGGCTTCGAGGCATCCACGCGCCACGGTTTCTGGGCCGACAAGGACCGCGTCGACCGGGCGCTCGCCGGTCACGAGCCGGCGACGCTGCTCTGCGGGCTGCCGCCGCGCGAGTTCACCGGCGAGACGGGGCACCGTCCGCGGCTCGGCCACATTCCCGGCAGCCTCAGCGCGCCCGCCTCGCGCCTCGTCGACCGGCAGACCAACGCGTTCCTCGACGACGACGCGCTGCGCGCACTGCTGTCGGATGCCGTCACCTCCCCCGCCCCCGTGGTGACGTACTGTGCGGGCGGAGTCGCCGCAGCCGCCGACGCGCTGGCCCTGGCCCTGCTGGGCCGCGACGACGTCGCCCTCTACGACGGGTCGCTCAACGAATGGGCTGCCGACGAGACGCGACCGCTGGTCGTGATCGCGACGAACGCGGACTGA
- a CDS encoding Clp protease N-terminal domain-containing protein, whose translation MADEMPHGREDRLPQPIRDILITAMEETQRRGKVAVAPEHLMLAIAAEPDSIAAAVLADFGLDHDALDHALEVESARSLAVVGIDGLDPELVRATSRPITARPSWASSTREVFRRAQIVGGRRRGRSVELDVLYGIVTASVGTVPRALEYAGVDRDALIGRVERERLVADDEPQRGTQGLSAQERQALRREAQRRMQDARREAQREAQAKRRGAQRAARAPQGEARGSDPASPDA comes from the coding sequence GTGGCTGACGAGATGCCCCACGGGCGCGAAGACCGGCTGCCGCAGCCCATTCGCGACATCCTGATCACTGCGATGGAAGAGACTCAGCGCCGCGGCAAGGTCGCGGTCGCCCCCGAGCACCTGATGCTCGCGATCGCGGCCGAGCCCGACTCGATTGCCGCGGCCGTGCTGGCCGATTTCGGCCTCGACCATGACGCGCTCGATCACGCGCTCGAGGTCGAATCGGCCAGGTCTCTGGCCGTCGTCGGCATCGACGGGCTCGATCCGGAACTCGTTCGCGCAACCAGCCGGCCGATCACCGCCAGGCCGAGCTGGGCGTCCTCGACCCGCGAGGTGTTCCGCAGGGCGCAGATCGTCGGCGGACGCCGCAGGGGACGCAGCGTCGAGCTCGACGTGCTCTACGGCATCGTCACGGCGAGTGTCGGCACCGTTCCCAGAGCTCTGGAATACGCGGGCGTCGACCGCGACGCGCTCATCGGCCGGGTCGAGCGCGAGCGCCTCGTGGCCGATGACGAACCGCAGCGCGGCACCCAGGGCCTCTCCGCCCAAGAACGCCAGGCGCTGCGCCGCGAAGCGCAGCGTCGCATGCAGGATGCCCGCCGCGAGGCCCAGCGCGAGGCCCAGGCCAAGCGCCGTGGTGCGCAGCGCGCCGCCCGTGCACCGCAGGGCGAGGCGCGTGGCTCCGATCCGGCCTCTCCCGACGCCTAG
- a CDS encoding SHOCT domain-containing protein: MNRRRTTWRVLGILGLALTVAGIVIWAVAKGAIDREQSLYWFTHTLSSKGYADSAGLVAASVWQWIGVAAIVIGTVTLVTVCIAAAVSAGDGTRPWFDIEAIGAERMRHQHPVSLTQLAALHERGALTDEEFTAAKRVLLGL, from the coding sequence GTGAACAGAAGACGAACGACCTGGCGAGTGCTGGGCATCCTGGGACTCGCGCTGACGGTGGCGGGAATCGTGATCTGGGCGGTGGCCAAGGGTGCCATCGATCGGGAGCAGAGCCTGTACTGGTTCACCCACACGCTGTCGTCGAAGGGCTATGCCGACAGCGCAGGCCTGGTCGCCGCGTCGGTCTGGCAGTGGATCGGCGTCGCCGCCATCGTCATCGGCACGGTGACCCTCGTCACCGTCTGCATCGCGGCGGCGGTCTCCGCCGGCGATGGCACGCGCCCGTGGTTCGACATCGAGGCGATCGGTGCCGAGCGGATGCGACACCAGCACCCGGTCTCCCTCACCCAGCTGGCCGCCCTGCACGAGCGCGGCGCGCTGACCGACGAGGAGTTCACGGCAGCGAAGCGCGTGCTGCTCGGGCTGTAG
- a CDS encoding PH domain-containing protein, with protein sequence MSEISQVADPDPTPWRRLDPRMLLVHPVREIIKYLPILLVALVAGSVGGEPWWTYVLSGIGVLAGLSRWFTTTYRITPTHVEVRRGLLNRRMLSVPRERIRSVDVDATFLHRLVRLAVVKVGTSASHGQEGLAFDGVSLTEVPALRAELLRGVVAPAAESEATEDSGENASRDNFSGWRWSWARFAPFTLTGVGSLFVAAFFALQLQFFDGGLLLKLPFVRDSIDQASRIPVVELIAIIVIALIVVASVVALVRYVLSYSGFTIWRSDAATLHVRHGLLRTRQVTLDERRLRGVQLAESLSLRMVGASAAHAIMTGIGRESGGMMVIEPAGPRSDALRVAEAVLGDAEPLHCDLTMHGPRAHRRRYTRAAVGVAVIALAVLAAQLLGYLSPWSWTVFVAIVPAAAALVEDRWRSLGHALLGSGADGILVTRSGSLARKRVAVRTAGIIGFTVRRSLFQRRAGLATLIATTAAGRHKYEIPDVPVEEAWRIADAVLVARQGGPAVSAGVAHEQRAQ encoded by the coding sequence GTGAGCGAGATCTCGCAGGTCGCCGACCCCGACCCCACACCGTGGCGTCGGCTCGACCCGCGCATGCTGCTCGTGCACCCGGTGCGCGAGATCATCAAGTACCTGCCCATCCTGCTGGTCGCCCTCGTCGCCGGCTCCGTCGGCGGCGAGCCGTGGTGGACGTACGTGCTCTCCGGCATCGGCGTGCTCGCGGGACTCTCGCGGTGGTTCACCACGACGTACCGCATCACACCCACCCACGTGGAGGTGCGGCGCGGGCTGCTCAATCGCAGGATGCTCTCGGTGCCGCGCGAGCGCATCCGCTCCGTCGACGTCGACGCCACCTTCCTGCACCGGCTGGTGCGCCTCGCGGTGGTGAAGGTGGGCACCAGCGCGTCGCACGGTCAAGAGGGGCTCGCCTTCGACGGCGTCTCGCTCACCGAGGTGCCCGCGCTGCGCGCCGAGCTGCTGCGCGGGGTCGTCGCTCCCGCCGCGGAGAGCGAGGCCACCGAAGACTCGGGCGAGAATGCGTCGAGGGACAACTTCAGCGGCTGGCGCTGGTCGTGGGCCAGGTTCGCCCCCTTCACGCTCACCGGCGTCGGCTCGCTGTTCGTGGCGGCGTTCTTCGCGCTGCAGCTGCAGTTCTTCGACGGCGGCCTGCTGCTGAAGCTGCCGTTCGTGCGCGACTCGATCGACCAGGCGTCCCGCATCCCGGTGGTCGAGCTGATCGCGATCATCGTGATCGCGCTCATCGTCGTGGCGTCCGTGGTGGCGCTCGTGCGCTACGTGCTCTCGTACAGCGGCTTCACCATCTGGCGGTCGGATGCCGCCACCCTGCATGTGCGGCACGGCCTTCTGCGCACCAGACAGGTGACCCTCGACGAGCGGCGGCTGCGCGGCGTCCAGCTCGCCGAGTCGCTCTCGCTGCGCATGGTGGGGGCTTCTGCCGCGCACGCGATCATGACCGGCATCGGCCGCGAGAGCGGCGGCATGATGGTGATCGAGCCCGCCGGACCGCGATCCGACGCGCTGCGCGTGGCGGAGGCGGTGCTCGGCGATGCCGAGCCGCTGCACTGCGACCTGACGATGCACGGTCCGCGCGCACACCGGCGCAGGTACACCAGGGCGGCGGTGGGCGTCGCCGTGATCGCGCTCGCGGTGCTCGCCGCACAGCTGCTCGGCTACTTGAGCCCGTGGAGCTGGACCGTGTTCGTCGCCATCGTGCCCGCAGCCGCGGCGCTCGTCGAAGACAGATGGCGCTCGCTGGGCCACGCGCTGCTCGGCAGCGGTGCCGACGGCATCCTCGTCACCCGCTCCGGATCGCTGGCGCGCAAGCGGGTCGCCGTGCGGACGGCGGGCATCATCGGCTTCACCGTGCGCAGGTCGCTGTTCCAGCGCAGGGCCGGCTTGGCCACGCTCATCGCGACCACGGCGGCCGGGCGCCACAAGTACGAGATCCCCGACGTTCCCGTCGAGGAGGCGTGGCGCATCGCCGACGCCGTGCTCGTGGCGCGGCAGGGCGGCCCTGCGGTCTCAGCGGGCGTCGCGCACGAACAACGGGCGCAGTGA
- a CDS encoding cupin domain-containing protein, whose amino-acid sequence MSETVRNIDQALAGITEPWQPHRLTSVNDYDVKVVKMHGEFVWHTHPETDELFMVHSGRLTIQLRDGDVQLGPGDIFVVPAGVEHCPRADEETSALLFEPKGTVNTGDAGGERTAQLREL is encoded by the coding sequence ATGAGCGAGACGGTACGCAACATCGATCAGGCGCTGGCCGGCATCACCGAACCGTGGCAGCCGCACCGGCTGACCAGCGTGAACGACTACGACGTGAAGGTCGTCAAGATGCACGGCGAGTTCGTGTGGCACACGCATCCCGAGACCGACGAGCTGTTCATGGTGCACTCGGGCCGGCTGACCATCCAGCTGCGCGACGGCGATGTGCAGTTGGGGCCGGGCGACATCTTCGTCGTGCCGGCCGGCGTCGAGCACTGCCCTCGTGCCGACGAGGAGACGAGCGCGCTGCTGTTCGAGCCGAAGGGCACGGTCAACACGGGCGACGCCGGCGGCGAGCGCACTGCGCAGCTGCGGGAGCTGTGA
- a CDS encoding ATP-binding protein, with protein MSQASTRIPVHRVAVLGPVLVATPNGTLAEPGGSTAKALVVSLLLARGSLSVRGIGDDLWEDEPPRNLKAALQTLVSRVRAVAADGLIVSAPGGYELGAHGDSDLAEATRRRETARAALDRGDAVAAEGEASAGLALWRGEPGADLVPGDLARRLAAAAADLRRSLALLRADARIAAGDGTGALSDLEPFTEAAPLDEDLELRRLRAHAVTGRRNDAIREFGEFRTRMRDELGTTPSADLLALHTRLLREPDPDAAPHALHVGIRVPPNPLVGRDGDIDALESLLATSRLTTILGAGGLGKTRLAQELAGRAAQRMPGVVVVELASVRSGDDVPLALASTLGIREYTGTRLTLSDPAVRVDVRGRILSTLAERPTLLVMDNCEHIIEAAAEWIADILASTRDVRVLATSRAPLMIAAEQVYQLQPLAAATADRVPGPAVTLFIDRARAARPSVVLPIETIERLCTKLDGLPLAIELAAARVRSMSVEEIERRIDNRFVLLRGGDRSAPERHRTLLAVIDWSWNLLGDSEQRTLRRLSVFVDGFDSDAALAAGDPRDDVEADLEGLVNQSLLVAAESELTGRLRYRMLETVREFGAERLDEQCERDEVAARIRGWADAFALDALETTYGPEQVATFRRVEEEQDNLVAALRNALETGDRDTASSVYAALAMHWTLRGAHGEVLGFVPLLLDALRGYRPDELHRDAAMVTLALIGGLSMVTEVPLGLRALARLRVLDSISSPRDPRLNSVVRLALSLPDLGAAMKTVDDLRADEDPAISSMGYLLSSQLAENRGEIDEALVFSAQSFAKAELAGDVWTVGMSAHSLAQLHSQRGDAADVLVWARRARTNLELLNAGEDLQQLEWMCAMTDVTLGRPESARATFERLSQPHAESESYDWRDLKAIGHAGLAEIAAAADDWSEAERQYALAEQVWGDPPVGFAPWYYGAGAGLLICSVRAGDVDDPRTTKVARRMRARLLRDFRVRAGAVDLPITGLAALGLGVWLLAPGREGADACQHAAGLELLALGHGVNARQDFPSQGWARAADDVRRQHPELDPDAAWRAVEPLTLVERTERVHEVVRSLRPLFVRDAR; from the coding sequence GTGAGCCAGGCGAGCACGCGCATCCCGGTGCATCGCGTCGCGGTGCTCGGTCCGGTGCTCGTTGCGACGCCGAACGGTACGCTCGCGGAGCCCGGCGGGTCGACCGCCAAGGCTCTCGTGGTGTCGCTCCTGCTGGCGCGCGGGTCGCTCTCGGTGCGGGGCATCGGCGACGATCTCTGGGAGGACGAGCCGCCGCGCAACCTCAAGGCCGCGCTGCAGACCCTCGTCTCCCGGGTCCGTGCCGTTGCCGCCGACGGCCTCATCGTCTCGGCACCGGGCGGCTATGAGCTCGGCGCCCACGGCGACAGCGATCTCGCGGAGGCGACGAGGCGCAGGGAGACGGCGCGGGCCGCGCTGGATCGCGGCGACGCGGTGGCGGCCGAGGGCGAGGCATCCGCGGGTCTTGCGCTCTGGCGGGGCGAGCCGGGCGCCGACCTCGTGCCGGGAGACCTCGCCAGGCGGCTCGCCGCCGCGGCGGCGGACCTGCGCAGGAGCCTCGCTCTGCTCCGTGCCGACGCTCGCATCGCGGCGGGCGACGGGACGGGCGCACTCTCCGACCTGGAGCCGTTCACCGAGGCCGCTCCGCTCGACGAAGACCTCGAGCTTCGACGCCTGCGGGCCCACGCGGTCACGGGCAGGCGCAACGACGCGATTCGCGAGTTCGGCGAGTTCCGCACGCGCATGCGCGACGAACTCGGCACCACGCCTTCGGCCGACCTGCTCGCCCTGCACACCCGGCTGCTGCGCGAACCCGACCCGGATGCCGCGCCGCACGCGCTGCACGTCGGCATCCGTGTGCCCCCGAACCCGCTCGTCGGACGCGACGGCGACATCGACGCCCTGGAGTCCCTGCTGGCGACCTCGCGGCTGACGACCATCCTCGGCGCCGGCGGTCTCGGCAAGACCCGGCTCGCGCAGGAGCTCGCCGGTCGCGCGGCCCAGAGGATGCCCGGCGTCGTCGTCGTCGAACTGGCCAGCGTGCGCTCCGGCGACGATGTTCCCCTCGCGCTCGCCTCGACCCTCGGCATCCGCGAGTACACCGGCACGCGGCTCACGCTGAGCGATCCAGCGGTGCGGGTGGACGTGCGCGGGCGCATCCTCTCCACCCTCGCCGAGCGACCGACGCTGCTGGTGATGGACAACTGCGAGCACATCATCGAGGCCGCCGCCGAGTGGATCGCGGACATCCTCGCCTCGACCCGCGACGTGCGGGTGCTCGCCACCAGCCGGGCGCCGCTGATGATCGCCGCCGAGCAGGTGTATCAGTTGCAGCCGCTGGCCGCGGCGACCGCCGACCGCGTTCCGGGACCGGCCGTGACGCTCTTCATCGACCGGGCTCGTGCAGCGCGCCCCTCGGTCGTGCTTCCGATCGAGACCATCGAGCGGCTGTGCACGAAGCTCGACGGGCTGCCGCTGGCCATCGAGCTCGCCGCCGCCAGAGTGCGGTCGATGTCGGTCGAGGAGATCGAACGACGCATCGACAACAGATTCGTGCTGCTGCGCGGCGGCGACCGCTCGGCTCCAGAGCGCCACCGTACGCTGCTCGCCGTCATCGACTGGAGCTGGAACCTGCTCGGCGACTCCGAGCAGCGCACCCTGCGCCGCCTGTCGGTGTTCGTCGACGGGTTCGACTCCGACGCCGCGCTGGCCGCAGGCGACCCCCGCGACGACGTGGAGGCCGATCTCGAGGGGCTGGTCAATCAGTCACTGCTGGTGGCGGCGGAAAGCGAGCTCACCGGCAGACTGCGCTATCGCATGCTCGAGACGGTGCGCGAGTTCGGGGCCGAACGTCTCGACGAGCAGTGCGAGCGCGACGAGGTGGCCGCGCGCATCCGCGGCTGGGCGGACGCCTTCGCGCTCGACGCCCTCGAGACCACCTACGGCCCAGAGCAGGTGGCCACCTTCCGCAGGGTCGAAGAGGAACAGGACAACCTGGTCGCCGCGCTGCGCAACGCGCTCGAGACGGGCGACAGGGATACCGCCAGCTCGGTGTACGCGGCGCTCGCGATGCACTGGACGCTGCGCGGCGCACACGGCGAGGTGCTCGGCTTCGTCCCTCTGTTGCTCGATGCGTTGCGGGGCTACCGACCCGACGAACTGCACCGCGACGCCGCCATGGTGACGCTCGCGCTCATCGGCGGCCTGTCGATGGTCACCGAGGTGCCGCTCGGCCTGCGCGCCCTCGCCCGGTTGCGCGTCTTGGACTCCATCAGCTCACCGCGCGACCCTCGATTGAACTCCGTGGTGCGTCTCGCTCTGTCGCTGCCCGACCTCGGCGCGGCCATGAAGACGGTCGACGACCTGCGCGCCGACGAGGATCCCGCCATCTCGTCGATGGGATACCTTCTCTCGTCGCAGCTCGCCGAAAACCGGGGCGAGATCGATGAGGCACTGGTCTTCTCCGCACAATCGTTCGCCAAGGCGGAGCTGGCCGGCGACGTCTGGACCGTCGGCATGTCCGCGCATTCCCTCGCCCAGCTGCACAGCCAGCGCGGCGACGCCGCCGACGTGCTGGTCTGGGCACGACGCGCTCGAACCAACCTCGAGCTGCTGAACGCGGGCGAAGACCTGCAGCAGCTCGAGTGGATGTGCGCCATGACCGACGTGACACTCGGCCGTCCGGAGTCGGCTCGGGCGACCTTCGAGCGGCTCTCGCAGCCCCATGCCGAATCGGAGAGCTACGACTGGCGCGACCTCAAGGCCATCGGCCACGCCGGGCTCGCCGAGATCGCGGCGGCGGCCGACGACTGGTCGGAGGCCGAGCGGCAGTACGCCCTCGCCGAGCAGGTGTGGGGCGATCCGCCCGTCGGTTTCGCCCCGTGGTACTACGGTGCGGGCGCCGGGCTGCTGATCTGCTCGGTGCGCGCGGGAGACGTCGATGATCCGCGCACGACGAAGGTGGCGAGGCGGATGCGCGCCAGGCTGCTGCGCGACTTCCGCGTCAGGGCCGGCGCCGTCGACCTGCCCATCACGGGCCTCGCCGCGCTCGGCCTCGGCGTGTGGCTTCTCGCCCCCGGCCGGGAGGGGGCGGATGCCTGCCAGCACGCCGCGGGACTCGAACTTCTCGCGTTGGGGCATGGCGTGAACGCACGGCAGGATTTCCCCTCGCAGGGCTGGGCCCGCGCAGCCGACGACGTGCGCCGACAGCATCCCGAGCTCGATCCGGATGCCGCGTGGCGCGCCGTCGAACCACTCACGCTCGTGGAGCGCACGGAGCGCGTGCACGAAGTGGTCAGGTCACTGCGCCCGTTGTTCGTGCGCGACGCCCGCTGA
- a CDS encoding PH domain-containing protein: MTSTGSTSGDISESSGRISRMVREPAGRPSTKAVPFWTWNAIVGWTLFTLLQLAWMLFTNAWTSPLHLAGLGLTALVAIVHVSIMPRWRYRIHRWEITDDAVFVRSGWLTQETRVAPIARLQTVDSRRGFLHRIYGLTTVTVTTARRRGR, translated from the coding sequence ATGACCTCGACCGGCTCGACCAGCGGCGACATCTCCGAGTCGTCCGGCCGGATCTCGCGCATGGTGCGCGAGCCGGCCGGACGGCCGAGCACCAAGGCCGTGCCGTTCTGGACCTGGAACGCCATCGTCGGCTGGACCCTCTTCACGCTGCTCCAGCTGGCCTGGATGCTGTTCACGAATGCCTGGACCAGCCCCCTGCACCTCGCCGGCCTCGGGCTCACCGCGCTCGTGGCCATCGTGCACGTGTCGATCATGCCGAGGTGGCGCTACCGCATCCATCGCTGGGAGATCACCGACGACGCGGTGTTCGTGCGCAGCGGCTGGCTGACGCAGGAGACCCGCGTCGCTCCGATCGCCAGGCTGCAGACCGTGGACTCGCGGCGCGGGTTCCTGCACCGCATCTACGGCCTCACGACCGTCACGGTCACCACGGCGCGTCGGCGGGGGCGTTGA
- a CDS encoding ATP-binding cassette domain-containing protein: MNAQRSSAQGARHSAGSDWAIEAHGLVKTFGSNRAVDGVDLLVRPGTVYGVLGPNGAGKTTTINMLATLLKADAGTATVFGHDVAKEAQIVRQLIGVTGQFASVDETLSATENLIIFSRLLGLGRKESKEKAVELLERFGLTDAAKRPLKKFSGGMRRRLDLAASLIAQPPLIFLDEPTTGLDPRTRGQMWDTIRELVASGSTILLTTQYLDEADQLADRIAVIDRGRVVAEGTADELKASVGTSALQLRIEDPADTEDALTAIERVLGVRGTLSPEAARITAPMADPDRVTDLLVTFREAGIRLTEMSVQKPSLDEVFLTITGHDAADQNETAPGSDESGAEKEKVTA, encoded by the coding sequence ATGAACGCACAACGTTCCAGCGCACAAGGCGCTCGACACAGCGCAGGCTCCGACTGGGCCATCGAGGCCCACGGCCTGGTCAAGACGTTCGGCAGCAACCGGGCGGTCGACGGGGTCGACCTGCTCGTGCGACCGGGCACCGTCTACGGCGTGCTCGGCCCGAACGGCGCGGGCAAGACCACCACCATCAACATGCTCGCCACGCTGCTGAAGGCAGACGCGGGAACCGCGACCGTCTTCGGCCACGACGTGGCGAAGGAGGCGCAGATCGTGCGCCAGCTGATCGGTGTGACCGGTCAGTTCGCCTCGGTGGACGAGACGCTCTCGGCCACCGAGAACCTCATCATCTTCTCCCGGCTGCTGGGCCTCGGCCGCAAGGAGTCCAAGGAGAAGGCGGTGGAGCTGCTCGAGCGATTCGGGCTGACGGATGCCGCCAAGCGCCCGCTCAAGAAGTTCTCCGGCGGCATGCGTCGTCGCCTCGACCTCGCGGCGTCGCTCATCGCGCAGCCGCCGCTCATCTTCCTCGACGAGCCGACCACGGGTCTCGACCCGCGTACGCGCGGCCAGATGTGGGATACGATCCGCGAGCTCGTCGCCAGCGGGTCCACCATTCTGCTGACCACGCAGTACCTCGACGAGGCCGACCAGCTGGCCGACCGCATCGCGGTGATCGACCGCGGTCGCGTGGTGGCGGAGGGCACGGCCGACGAGCTGAAGGCCTCTGTCGGCACGTCCGCCCTGCAGCTGCGGATCGAGGACCCTGCGGACACCGAGGATGCGCTCACCGCGATCGAGCGGGTGCTCGGCGTGCGCGGCACGCTCTCGCCGGAGGCGGCGCGCATCACGGCGCCGATGGCCGATCCCGACCGGGTGACCGACCTGCTCGTCACGTTCCGTGAGGCGGGCATCCGCCTCACCGAGATGAGCGTGCAGAAGCCGAGCCTCGACGAGGTCTTCCTCACCATCACCGGCCACGACGCGGCCGACCAGAACGAGACGGCACCGGGCTCCGACGAGAGCGGTGCCGAGAAGGAGAAGGTGACCGCATGA